The Chryseobacterium indicum genome includes a window with the following:
- a CDS encoding PadR family transcriptional regulator, whose product MKKNSLYKGTLQNIILKLLAKEVKMYGYQITQRAKELTQGELEMTEGALYPLLHKLEAEGMILSEIQKINGRDRKYYLLTEKGKKQQTEQEAEMKNYLFNLNTIFTI is encoded by the coding sequence TTGAAAAAGAACAGTCTTTATAAAGGAACCCTTCAAAACATTATCCTGAAACTTCTTGCCAAGGAAGTGAAAATGTATGGTTACCAGATTACACAGCGTGCAAAAGAGCTTACACAGGGTGAGCTTGAAATGACGGAAGGTGCGCTGTATCCGCTTCTGCATAAGCTTGAGGCGGAAGGAATGATTTTATCTGAAATTCAGAAGATCAACGGAAGAGACCGGAAATATTATCTCCTGACCGAAAAAGGGAAAAAACAGCAGACAGAACAGGAAGCAGAAATGAAAAATTATTTGTTTAACCTCAATACGATTTTTACTATATGA
- a CDS encoding DUF4407 domain-containing protein: MKNNQQTINQVNHKINWFQKFLMVCSGGNIHILRKTPSEWNKFAGIGGIVLFTAVFATLSAGYAMYTVFDDIWTAIGFGILWGLMIFNLDRYIVSSIKKTGTWWNQILMAIPRLILATFLGIIISKPLELKIFEKEVNKQLNTIIQRNKKQLQGEMNGRILQQSGPFETEKKQISDKIASYQKSYDSASVELEKEILGKQSGLTSGKEGFGPNAKRKQALKEQRRQDLENYQKQAAPRLEYLDKEISKVYTNLETERKSTETFEDKFNGFAARLQALDELGKNSAIIGLAAAFIMGLFICLEISPVLVKLISHVGPYDYLLEKTENDFRLYAKEKVEKGNALTDFRIDDFKDNLQK, translated from the coding sequence ATGAAAAATAACCAACAAACTATAAATCAGGTGAATCATAAGATCAATTGGTTCCAAAAGTTTCTGATGGTGTGTTCCGGAGGAAACATTCATATTCTGAGAAAAACACCGAGCGAATGGAACAAATTTGCGGGTATCGGAGGAATTGTACTTTTTACGGCTGTATTCGCTACGCTTTCCGCAGGTTATGCGATGTATACGGTGTTTGATGACATCTGGACAGCGATTGGCTTTGGTATTTTATGGGGATTGATGATCTTTAATCTGGACCGATACATCGTTTCTTCCATTAAAAAAACAGGAACATGGTGGAATCAGATTTTAATGGCGATTCCCAGATTAATTCTGGCGACTTTTTTAGGAATTATCATCTCAAAACCTCTTGAGCTTAAAATTTTTGAAAAGGAAGTAAACAAACAACTGAATACCATCATTCAGAGAAATAAAAAACAGCTTCAGGGCGAAATGAACGGAAGAATTCTTCAGCAAAGCGGACCTTTCGAAACTGAAAAGAAACAAATCTCCGATAAAATCGCCAGCTATCAAAAATCCTATGATTCTGCTTCCGTAGAGCTCGAAAAAGAAATTTTAGGGAAACAGTCCGGATTAACAAGCGGAAAAGAAGGCTTCGGTCCTAATGCAAAACGTAAGCAGGCACTGAAAGAACAGAGAAGACAGGATCTGGAAAATTACCAGAAACAGGCTGCTCCCAGACTGGAATATTTAGATAAAGAGATTTCTAAAGTGTACACCAATCTGGAAACCGAAAGAAAATCCACAGAAACCTTTGAAGATAAATTCAATGGTTTTGCAGCAAGATTACAGGCTTTGGATGAACTGGGAAAAAATTCAGCCATTATTGGTTTAGCTGCCGCTTTTATTATGGGACTTTTCATCTGTCTTGAAATTTCTCCGGTTTTGGTTAAATTAATTTCCCATGTCGGACCTTACGATTATCTTTTAGAAAAAACAGAAAACGATTTCAGGCTGTACGCTAAAGAAAAAGTGGAAAAAGGCAATGCGTTAACAGATTTCAGGATTGACGACTTTAAAGACAATCTTCAAAAATAA
- a CDS encoding phage tail protein: MKKLVFGCTLLLSIASTSTLKAQATEPFLGQIAFVPYNFVPKNWAACNGQLLSISQNQALFALLGTTYGGNGTTTFALPDMRGRVLVHEGQAPGGPTNYTMGQSGGTESVTLQVTQMPPHSHTVNAVTAEGNQNSPTNNLPADTKGLDKEYSDAAANTTMKSTMVNQTGGGQPHENRPPFVTLKCIIALQGIFPSQF, translated from the coding sequence ATGAAGAAACTTGTATTCGGATGCACCCTGCTATTGAGCATTGCATCTACTTCTACTCTAAAAGCACAGGCTACAGAACCTTTCTTAGGACAAATCGCATTCGTACCTTACAATTTCGTTCCGAAAAACTGGGCTGCCTGTAACGGACAACTTTTATCGATTTCGCAAAATCAGGCTCTGTTTGCTCTTTTGGGAACCACTTATGGAGGTAACGGGACTACTACATTCGCATTACCTGATATGAGAGGAAGAGTTTTGGTACACGAAGGACAAGCTCCGGGCGGACCTACAAACTATACGATGGGACAAAGCGGAGGAACAGAATCTGTAACACTTCAGGTAACACAAATGCCGCCTCACTCACACACAGTAAATGCTGTAACCGCCGAAGGAAATCAGAATTCTCCTACGAATAATCTTCCTGCAGATACAAAAGGATTAGATAAAGAATATTCTGATGCTGCTGCAAATACAACCATGAAATCTACGATGGTAAACCAGACAGGAGGAGGACAGCCACACGAAAACAGACCACCTTTCGTTACTCTGAAGTGTATTATTGCTTTACAAGGTATTTTCCCGTCACAATTTTAA
- a CDS encoding T9SS type A sorting domain-containing protein — protein MKTLYLLCLALGGSAFAQTITFNGCHNIFDNQNFVFTKTGVDAFNKGIYITTPLDGQPCGGLGTCEFKIQWNNTLSRWEFLADEGYGTFSSPNLIYYNSTGNNNFVQNPPSITFGTWVENTSFTSQAGGCGGNLTTSNATMTGDLHSTSLAASDVRNNDSKIQIFPNPVAEIIKISGIKDGKSVQIYNMAGQIVKSEEFNEKVNVSELSAGIYLLKINTKNFQTHEFKFVKK, from the coding sequence ATGAAAACTCTTTATCTTTTATGTCTTGCTTTGGGCGGTTCTGCCTTTGCACAGACGATCACCTTTAACGGTTGTCATAATATATTTGATAATCAGAATTTTGTTTTTACAAAAACGGGAGTAGACGCCTTTAATAAAGGGATATATATTACAACACCTTTAGACGGACAACCTTGTGGCGGCTTAGGAACCTGCGAATTTAAAATTCAGTGGAATAATACATTAAGCAGATGGGAATTCCTTGCTGATGAAGGATACGGAACTTTTTCAAGCCCAAACTTAATCTACTATAATTCTACGGGTAACAATAATTTCGTACAAAATCCACCATCAATTACTTTTGGAACCTGGGTTGAGAATACATCATTTACATCACAAGCCGGAGGTTGCGGAGGAAATCTTACGACTTCTAATGCGACCATGACGGGAGATTTGCACAGTACATCACTTGCGGCTTCAGATGTCAGAAACAATGATTCTAAAATTCAGATCTTCCCCAATCCTGTTGCTGAGATTATTAAAATTTCAGGGATAAAAGACGGAAAATCTGTTCAGATCTATAATATGGCCGGACAAATTGTAAAATCTGAAGAATTTAATGAAAAAGTAAACGTTTCTGAACTAAGCGCAGGAATCTATCTTTTGAAGATTAATACTAAAAATTTCCAGACTCACGAATTTAAGTTTGTGAAGAAATAA
- a CDS encoding 2'-5' RNA ligase family protein yields the protein MKKMYFIAIYPPQNIIEEIKIFKQDFALNFDNSKALKNEAHITLFPPFSREVTLENDILEAFQKINTTVSPFEIELNGFGSFAHPKNPVVFVRPENNEQLNELYLRVKEIFNFMNYSFHPHVTVGYRNLTWENYLKAWEKYQDKEYKTKFLVDKITLLRHDENWIPIAEKKLELL from the coding sequence ATGAAAAAGATGTACTTCATCGCCATCTATCCGCCACAAAATATTATTGAAGAAATAAAAATATTCAAACAGGACTTTGCATTAAATTTTGACAATTCCAAAGCTCTGAAAAATGAAGCACACATTACTTTGTTTCCGCCGTTTTCCAGAGAGGTTACTTTAGAAAATGACATTCTGGAAGCTTTCCAGAAGATTAATACCACTGTTTCTCCTTTTGAAATTGAACTGAATGGTTTCGGAAGTTTTGCCCATCCTAAAAATCCCGTAGTCTTTGTGAGACCTGAAAACAATGAACAATTAAATGAACTTTATCTTCGTGTGAAAGAGATATTCAACTTTATGAATTATTCTTTCCACCCTCATGTAACGGTGGGCTACAGAAATTTAACATGGGAAAATTATCTGAAAGCATGGGAAAAATATCAAGACAAAGAATACAAAACTAAATTCTTAGTTGACAAAATTACTTTGCTTCGACATGATGAAAACTGGATTCCTATTGCAGAAAAGAAACTGGAACTGCTGTAA
- the ruvC gene encoding crossover junction endodeoxyribonuclease RuvC, translated as MIAEKIILGIDPGTTVMGFGIISIKKGKMEMISIHELLLKKYPNHETKLKYIFDKTLALIDEFHPDEVALEAPFYGKNVQSMLKLGRAQGVAMAASLHRNIPITEYSPKKIKMAITGNGNASKEQVAGMLQSLLNLKEFPTKYLDASDGLAVAVCHHFNSGTIADTKSYTGWESFLKQNPDRLK; from the coding sequence ATGATTGCAGAGAAGATTATTTTAGGAATCGACCCGGGAACTACCGTAATGGGTTTTGGAATTATTTCCATAAAGAAAGGAAAAATGGAAATGATCTCCATCCATGAATTATTGCTGAAAAAGTATCCGAACCACGAAACCAAACTCAAATATATTTTTGATAAAACTTTAGCGCTGATTGACGAATTTCATCCTGATGAAGTTGCTCTGGAAGCTCCTTTCTACGGAAAAAATGTTCAGAGTATGCTGAAACTAGGTCGTGCGCAAGGCGTTGCGATGGCAGCAAGTCTTCACAGAAATATCCCGATTACAGAATATTCTCCGAAAAAAATAAAAATGGCGATCACCGGAAACGGAAATGCCAGTAAAGAGCAGGTTGCAGGAATGCTGCAAAGTCTTTTAAATCTGAAGGAATTCCCTACAAAATATCTCGATGCTTCCGATGGATTGGCGGTTGCCGTATGTCATCACTTCAATTCAGGAACAATAGCCGATACAAAATCTTACACAGGCTGGGAAAGTTTCTTAAAACAGAATCCGGATCGGCTGAAATAA